In a single window of the Globicephala melas chromosome 10, mGloMel1.2, whole genome shotgun sequence genome:
- the DNAJC22 gene encoding LOW QUALITY PROTEIN: dnaJ homolog subfamily C member 22 (The sequence of the model RefSeq protein was modified relative to this genomic sequence to represent the inferred CDS: inserted 1 base in 1 codon; deleted 2 bases in 1 codon; substituted 3 bases at 3 genomic stop codons) translates to MAKGLLRTYALWAVGGLAGLYHLYRGWDSHAQLWMPLGGGGGGGGLGWLWEFWKLPSFVAQANRPQRQRQSSGGGTHPLSPIHFAAQMIVGIYFGLVALISLSFMGSFYIVGLPLAAGLGVLLMAAVGNQTSDFKNTLGAAFRTSPIFYGHPIAILPTSLAAGITAQKHRLYKASVGSEMLSVRLYCLGLAYLAFTCPLAYSALCNTAAALSYVAETLGSFFSWFSFFPLRGHLMESVLLLPYWVXKLLVGDHGFSSGYFQEWXKLYEFVHSFQDXKCQLAYQVLGLSEGATNEEIHCSYLELVXDHNWHQVEEAQRHFLEIQAVYEVLSQPRKPRGSCR, encoded by the exons ATGGCCAAGGGGCTCCTGAGGACCTATGCCCTCTGGGCTGTAGGGGGCCTTGCTGGGCTCTATCACCTGTACCGTGGGTGGGACAGCCACGCACAGCTCTGGATGCCcctggggggcggaggggggggaggg ggCCTAGGCTGGCTCTGGGAATTCTGGAAGCTCCCGAGCTTTGTTGCTCAGGCCAACAGACCCCAGCGGCAGAGGCAGAGTTCAGGAGGGGGGACACACCCTTTGAGTCCCATTCACTTTGCTGCCCAGATGATAGTGGGCATTTATTTTGGCCTTGTGGCTCTCATTAGCCTCTCCTTCATGGGCAGCTTCTATATTGTGGGCCTCCCACTGGCAGCTGGCTTAGGGGTTTTGCTGATGGCTGCTGTTGGTAACCAGACCTCAGACTTTAAGAACACTCTAGGAGCAGCGTTTCGTACTTCCCCTATTTTCTATGGCCACCCCATAGCCATCCTGCCCACCAGCTTGGCTGCTGGCATCACAGCCCAGAAGCATCGCCTCTACAAAGCTTCAGTTGGCTCAGAGATGCTCAGTGTGCGGCTCTACTGCCTGGGCCTGGCTTACCTTGCTTTCACATGCCCGCTAGCATACAGTGCCCTCTGCAACACGGCTGCCGCCCTTAGCTATGTGGCAGAGACCCTTGGCTCCTTCTTCAGTTGGTTCAGCTTCTTCCCCCTCCGTGGGCACCTGATGGAGTCTGTCCTCCTTCTGCCTTACTGGGTCTAGAAGCTGCTGGTGGGAGATCATGGCTTCAGCAGCGGCTACTTCCAAGAGTGGTAAAAGCTCTATGAGTTTGTTCACAGTTTTCAGGATTAGAAGTGTCAGTTGGCTTACCAG GTTTTGGGTCTCTCAGAGGGGgcaacaaatgaagaaatacattGCAGCTACCTGGAGCTCG AAGACCACAATTGGCACCAGGTGGAGGAAGCCCAGAGGCACTTTCTGGAGATCCAGGCTGTGTATGAAGTCCTGAGTCAGCCCAGGAAGCCAAGGGGATCCTGCAGGTGA
- the C1QL4 gene encoding complement C1q-like protein 4 yields MVLLLLVAIPLLVHSSRGPAHYEMLGRCRMVCDPHGPRGPGPDGAPASVPPFPQGAKGEVGRRGKAGLRGPPGPPGPRGPPGEPGRPGPPGPPGPGPGGVAPPAGYVPRIAFYAGLRRPHEGYEVLRFDDVVTNVGNAYEAASGKFTCPMPGVYFFAYHVLMRGGDGTSMWADLMKNGQVRASAIAQDADQNYDYASNSVILHLDVGDEVFIKLDGGKVHGGNTNKYSTFSGFIIYPD; encoded by the exons atggtgctgctgctgctggtggccaTTCCGCTGCTAGTGCACAGCTCCCGCGGGCCGGCGCACTACGAGATGCTGGGTCGCTGCCGCATGGTGTGCGACCCCCACGGGCCGCGAGGCCCAGGACCCGACGGCGCGCCCGCCTCCGTACCCCCCTTCCCTCAGGGCGCCAAGGGAGAGGTGGGCCGGCGCGGGAAGGCAGGTCTGCGAGGGCCCCCGGGACCACCAGGTCCCagaggacctccaggagagccGGGCAGGCCAGGTCCCCCGGGCCCTCCAGGCCCAGGCCCCGGCGGGGTAGCGCCCCCTGCCGGCTACGTGCCTCGAATTGCCTTCTATGCTGGCCTGCGGCGGCCACACGAAGGTTACGAAGTGCTGCGCTTCGACGACGTGGTGACCAACGTGGGCAACGCTTACGAGGCAGCCAGTGGCAAGTTCACCTGCCCCATGCCAGGTGTCTACTTCTTCGCTTACCATGTGCTTATGCGCGGCGGTGACGGCACCAGCATGTGGGCGGACTTGATGAAGAATGGACAG GTCCGGGCCAGCGCCATTGCACAGGACGCGGACCAGAACTACGACTATGCCAGCAACAGCGTCATCCTGCACCTGGATGTGGGAGATGAAGTCTTCATCAAGCTGGACGGCGGGAAGGTGCACGGCGGTAACACCAACAAGTACAGCACCTTCTCTGGCTTCATCATCTACCCGGACTGA